One window from the genome of Carassius carassius chromosome 15, fCarCar2.1, whole genome shotgun sequence encodes:
- the LOC132158110 gene encoding nucleoporin SEH1-like — MFVARSIAADHKDLIHDVSYDFHGRRMATCSSDQSIKVWDKGGNGEWNCTASWKTHSGSVWRVTWAHPEFGQVLASCSFDRTAIVWEEIVGESNDKQRGQSHWIKRTTLVDSRTSVTDVKFAPKHMGLMLTTCSADGVVRIYEAPDVMNLSQWSLQHEISSKLSCSCISWNPSSSRAHAPMIAVGSDDSNVTYGGKVQIYEYNDVTRKYAKAETLMTVADAVHDIAFAPNLGRSFHVLAIATKDVRIFKLVPLRKDSSSSAPTKFEVQVLAQFDSHNSQVWRVSWNITSTLLASSGDDGCVRLWKANYMDNWKCTGILKGDGSSVSGQPGVLSGVLGSAAALSALNGATGR, encoded by the exons ATGTTTGTCGCGCGTAGTATCGCGGCCGATCATAAAGATCTGATCCACGATGTTTCTTATGACTTTCACGGGCGGAGAATGGCGACGTGCTCCAGCGACCAGAGCATTAAG GTGTGGGATAAGGGTGGTAATGGAGAATGGAACTGCACAGCAAGCTGGAAA ACTCACAGTGGCTCGGTTTGGAGAGTGACCTGGGCCCATCCAGAGTTTGGACAAGTGTTGGCGTCCTGCTCCTTTGACCGTACTGCCATAGTATGGGAGGAGATTGTTGGAGAGTCCAATGACAAACAACGAGGACAAAGCCATTGg ATAAAGAGAACCACACTTGTGGACAGTCGGACATCTGTGACCGATGTGAAGTTTGCCCCGAAGCACATGGGCTTGATGCTGACCACATGTTCTGCAGACGGGGTGGTGCGAATCTATGAGGCCCCTGACGTGATGAACCTGAGCCAGTGGTCCCTGCAGCATGAGATCTCATCCAAACTCTCCTGCTCCTGCATCTCCTGGAACCCTTCCAG TTCCCGAGCTCATGCACCTATGATTGCAGTGGGTAGCGATGACAGCAATGTAACGTATGGTGGCAAAGTTCAGATATACGAGTATAACGACGTTACAAG GAAATATGCCAAAGCAGAGACACTGATGACAGTTGCAGATGCTGTACATGATATTGCATTTGCTCCAAATCTGGGACGGTCTTTCCATGTACTTGCTATTGCAACCAAAGACGTGCGCATTTTCAAACTGGTTCCACTTCG AAAGGACAGCTCTTCTTCAGCACCCACTAAATTTGAGGTGCAGGTGCTGGCTCAGTTTGACAGTCATAACTCTCAGGTGTGGCGGGTCAGCTGGAACATCACCAGTACACTTCTGGCTTCATCTGGTGACGATGGTTGTGTGAGACTCTGGAAAG CAAACTATATGGATAATTGGAAGTGCACAGGTATTCTAAAGGGAGATGGTAGTTCAGTATCCGGTCAGCCTGGTGTGCTGAGCGGCGTCCTGGGATCCGCTGCTGCACTGAGTGCCCTAAACGGGGCAACCGGAAGATAG
- the LOC132158114 gene encoding sperm acrosome membrane-associated protein 4-like: MRGNIFTAFALVMSLFCLGQTLECFRCKLGFWDMCYTTKKNCSDNEQCYVGVGKAASVLDIKVKGCLQKEECNKTTVVEFLANKTLYTLKTTCCEENLCNAGPSIQLSLVPLLLPVLLIAEMMGVF, translated from the exons ATGAGGGGAAATATTTTTACTGCCTTTGCGTTGGTGATGTCTTTGTTTTGCTTGG GACAAACACTTGAGTGCTTTCGGTGCAAGCTTGGATTCTGGGATATGTGTTACACTACCAAGAAAAACTGCAGTGATAATGAACAGTGTTATGTGGGTGTTGGTAAAGCAG CTTCTGTCCTCGATATAAAAGTGAAAGGCTGTCTTCAGAAGGAGGAGTGCAACAAGACCACAGTTGTAGAGTTCCTTGCCAATAAGACCTTATACACCTTGAAGACCACCTGTTGTGAGGAAAACCTCTGCAACGCTGGCCCTTCCATTCAGCTGTCCCTGGTTCCTCTTCTGCTTCCTGTACTTCTCATTGCTGAGATGATGGGAGTGTTCTGA